The following are from one region of the Streptomyces changanensis genome:
- the qcrA gene encoding cytochrome bc1 complex Rieske iron-sulfur subunit yields the protein MSSQEISDESLPQKQDTAHGSAVVESPFADPGLPPHKPRVQDIDERAAKRSERTVALLFTISMLATVGFIASFVAFPVDKIVYVWPLGHVSATNLSLGLTLGIALFCIGAGAVHWARTLMSDEEMADDRHPIEAAPELKAKVMADFAQGAAESGLGRRKLIRNTMFGALAMVPLSGLVLLRELGPMPEKKLFHTSWAKGKRLINMNTFEPLRPEDVSVGSLTFAMPEGLSEEDHDFNNKIAKDALMIVRIQPADIKDKRELEWSHDGIVAFSKICTHVGCPVSLYEQQTHHVLCPCHQSTFDLSDGARVIFGPAGHALPQLRIGVDDKGFLEALGDFEEPVGPAFWERG from the coding sequence ATGAGTAGCCAAGAGATCTCCGATGAGAGCCTGCCGCAGAAGCAGGACACCGCGCACGGCTCGGCAGTAGTCGAGAGCCCGTTCGCCGACCCGGGGCTCCCGCCCCACAAGCCCCGCGTCCAGGACATCGACGAGCGGGCCGCCAAGCGGTCCGAGCGGACGGTCGCCCTGCTGTTCACGATCTCGATGCTGGCCACCGTCGGCTTCATCGCCTCGTTCGTGGCCTTCCCCGTCGACAAGATCGTGTACGTGTGGCCCCTCGGCCACGTCAGCGCGACCAACCTGTCGCTCGGTCTGACGCTGGGCATCGCCCTGTTCTGCATCGGCGCCGGCGCGGTCCACTGGGCCCGCACGCTGATGTCGGACGAGGAGATGGCCGACGACCGCCACCCGATCGAGGCGGCCCCCGAGCTCAAGGCCAAGGTGATGGCCGACTTCGCCCAGGGTGCGGCGGAGTCCGGTCTGGGACGGCGCAAGCTGATCCGCAACACGATGTTCGGCGCGCTCGCGATGGTGCCGCTCTCCGGTCTCGTGCTCCTGCGCGAGCTCGGCCCGATGCCCGAGAAGAAGCTCTTCCACACCTCGTGGGCCAAGGGCAAGCGGCTGATCAACATGAACACCTTCGAGCCCCTGCGGCCCGAGGACGTCTCGGTCGGTTCGCTCACCTTCGCCATGCCGGAGGGTCTGAGCGAGGAGGACCACGACTTCAACAACAAGATCGCCAAGGACGCCCTGATGATCGTCCGGATCCAGCCGGCCGACATCAAGGACAAGCGCGAGCTCGAGTGGTCGCACGACGGCATCGTGGCCTTCTCCAAGATCTGCACCCACGTGGGCTGTCCGGTGTCCCTGTACGAGCAGCAGACCCACCACGTGCTCTGCCCGTGCCACCAGTCCACCTTCGACCTGTCCGACGGCGCCCGCGTCATCTTCGGCCCTGCCGGCCACGCCCTTCCGCAGCTGCGGATCGGTGTCGATGACAAGGGCTTCCTCGAGGCGCTCGGCGACTTCGAAGAGCCGGTCGGTCCTGCATTCTGGGAGCGCGGATGA
- a CDS encoding Lrp/AsnC family transcriptional regulator, protein MITAIVLIKTSVDRIPEIAEAIAALDNVSEVFSVTGTYDLVAMVRVARHDDLADVIPGSISKIPGVVATDTHVAFRTYSQHDLEAAFAIGLDA, encoded by the coding sequence GTGATCACCGCGATCGTGCTCATCAAGACCAGCGTGGACCGCATTCCGGAGATCGCGGAGGCGATCGCCGCTCTCGACAACGTGAGCGAGGTCTTCTCCGTCACCGGCACCTACGACCTCGTCGCGATGGTCCGCGTGGCCAGGCACGACGACCTGGCCGACGTCATCCCGGGCAGCATCAGCAAGATCCCCGGAGTTGTCGCGACCGACACCCACGTCGCCTTCCGCACGTACTCCCAGCACGACCTGGAGGCGGCCTTCGCGATCGGCCTCGACGCGTAA
- the qcrC gene encoding cytochrome bc1 complex diheme cytochrome c subunit — MKKLSARRRHPLAAVVVLLLALAATGGLYAAFAPASTAQADETAQSLAIEEGKKLYTVGCASCHGTGGQGTSDGPSLVGVGSAAVDFQVGTGRMPAQQPGAQVPRKKNIYTQAQIDQLAAYIASLGAGPITPTEKQYSVEGADVAKGGELFRNNCAQCHNFTGEGGALTKGKYAPSLDGVSEKHIYEAMQTGPQNMPTFPDTTMPEKEKKEIIAYIKAVNGDETPTPGGFGLGSLGPVSEGLFGWIFGLGTLIAVAVWVAAHTAKAKKS; from the coding sequence GTGAAAAAGCTCTCCGCACGACGACGCCATCCGCTGGCGGCGGTCGTCGTCCTACTCCTCGCGCTGGCGGCCACTGGGGGGCTCTACGCCGCGTTCGCGCCCGCGAGCACGGCCCAGGCCGACGAGACCGCCCAGTCCCTCGCCATCGAGGAGGGCAAGAAGCTCTACACCGTCGGCTGCGCCAGCTGCCACGGCACCGGCGGTCAGGGCACCTCCGACGGCCCGTCCCTGGTGGGCGTCGGCTCGGCCGCCGTCGACTTCCAGGTCGGTACCGGCCGCATGCCCGCGCAGCAGCCGGGCGCCCAGGTCCCGCGGAAGAAGAACATCTACACGCAGGCCCAGATCGACCAGCTCGCGGCGTACATCGCGTCGCTCGGCGCCGGCCCGATCACCCCCACCGAGAAGCAGTACAGCGTGGAGGGCGCGGACGTCGCCAAGGGCGGCGAGCTGTTCCGCAACAACTGCGCCCAGTGCCACAACTTCACCGGTGAGGGTGGCGCGCTCACCAAGGGCAAGTACGCACCGAGCCTCGACGGCGTCAGCGAGAAGCACATCTACGAGGCCATGCAGACCGGCCCGCAGAACATGCCCACCTTCCCCGACACCACCATGCCGGAGAAGGAGAAGAAGGAAATCATCGCGTACATCAAGGCCGTGAACGGTGACGAGACGCCGACCCCCGGCGGCTTCGGCCTGGGCAGCCTCGGACCGGTCAGCGAGGGTCTGTTCGGCTGGATCTTCGGTCTCGGTACGCTGATCGCCGTCGCCGTCTGGGTCGCGGCCCACACCGCTAAGGCCAAGAAGTCATGA
- a CDS encoding cytochrome c oxidase subunit 4 yields the protein MKIQGKMFIWLSFFILAMAILYGLWSKEPVGTTALFMAFGLAIMVGYYLAFTARRVDAMAQDDKEADVADEAGELGFFSPHSWQPLSLAIGGAFAFLGVALGWWLMFFALPLILIGIWGWVFEYYRGENQNQ from the coding sequence GTGAAGATCCAGGGCAAGATGTTCATCTGGCTGAGCTTCTTCATCCTCGCCATGGCCATCCTGTACGGCCTGTGGTCGAAGGAGCCGGTCGGCACCACGGCGCTGTTCATGGCCTTCGGCCTGGCGATCATGGTCGGCTACTACCTGGCCTTCACGGCCCGGCGAGTGGACGCCATGGCCCAGGACGACAAGGAGGCGGACGTCGCGGACGAGGCCGGCGAGCTCGGCTTCTTCTCCCCGCACAGCTGGCAGCCGCTCTCCCTCGCGATCGGTGGCGCGTTCGCCTTCCTCGGCGTCGCCCTCGGCTGGTGGCTCATGTTCTTCGCCCTGCCGCTCATCCTGATCGGCATCTGGGGCTGGGTCTTCGAGTACTACCGCGGTGAGAACCAGAACCAGTAG
- a CDS encoding L,D-transpeptidase, with amino-acid sequence MSHTPSLRIALSCSLLVAAAGAGAAGCGGPDGHPLSARPYDAARQVTFDGFAEGREAALDKPLAVSAKDGGTRITDVTAVDEAGHHLAGRLSADGSRWRSTGPLAAGARYTVRVATENDEGAPGVRTLTFRTAPARNLLAVEFGPEAGEYGVGQPLTAKLSAPVTDRAGRTAVERALRVRSTPSVTGAWHWVNDKELHFRPKEYWPAGTEVTLTSNLAGVPVGSGLYGTATDPLKLTIGDRVEAVADAAGHYMTVRRNGEVINTIPVTTGKPGFSTRNGVKVVLEKQYFVRMRSTTVGIAAGSSESYDLPVYYATRVTWSGEYVHAAPWSVGSQGSANVSHGCVGMSTGNAAWFYETVQRGDIVRVVNSAGEEMSPFGNGFGDWNLPWEKWRQGSAVLAGTRDGATPADDARLRPGL; translated from the coding sequence ATGAGCCACACGCCGAGCCTCCGCATCGCCCTCAGCTGCTCCCTGCTGGTCGCCGCCGCAGGCGCCGGCGCTGCCGGCTGCGGGGGACCGGACGGCCACCCGCTCTCCGCGCGGCCCTACGACGCGGCGCGGCAGGTCACCTTCGACGGCTTCGCCGAAGGCCGTGAGGCGGCGCTCGACAAGCCGCTCGCGGTGTCCGCCAAGGACGGCGGCACCCGCATCACCGACGTGACCGCGGTCGACGAGGCCGGCCACCACTTGGCGGGCCGCCTCTCCGCCGACGGCAGCCGCTGGCGCTCCACCGGCCCGCTGGCCGCGGGCGCCCGCTACACGGTCAGGGTCGCCACGGAGAACGACGAGGGCGCCCCAGGCGTCCGTACGCTGACGTTCCGCACCGCCCCGGCCCGCAACCTCCTGGCGGTGGAGTTCGGCCCCGAGGCGGGCGAGTACGGCGTCGGACAGCCCCTCACCGCCAAGCTCAGCGCCCCGGTCACCGACCGCGCGGGCCGCACCGCGGTCGAGCGCGCCCTGCGGGTCCGCTCCACCCCGAGCGTCACGGGCGCCTGGCACTGGGTCAACGACAAGGAACTGCACTTCCGGCCCAAGGAGTACTGGCCGGCCGGCACCGAGGTCACCCTCACGAGCAACCTCGCGGGCGTGCCCGTCGGCAGCGGCCTCTACGGCACCGCCACCGACCCGCTGAAGCTCACCATCGGCGACCGCGTCGAGGCCGTCGCCGACGCCGCGGGGCACTACATGACCGTCCGGCGCAACGGAGAAGTGATCAACACCATTCCGGTGACCACCGGCAAACCGGGCTTCTCCACCCGGAACGGCGTCAAGGTCGTGCTGGAGAAGCAGTACTTCGTCCGCATGCGCAGCACCACGGTCGGGATCGCGGCCGGCAGCAGCGAGTCCTACGACCTGCCCGTGTACTACGCCACCCGGGTCACCTGGAGCGGCGAGTACGTCCACGCCGCGCCGTGGTCGGTCGGCTCCCAGGGGTCCGCCAACGTCAGCCACGGCTGCGTGGGCATGTCCACCGGCAACGCCGCGTGGTTCTACGAGACCGTCCAGCGCGGCGACATCGTCCGGGTCGTCAACAGCGCGGGTGAGGAGATGTCCCCCTTCGGCAACGGCTTCGGCGACTGGAACCTGCCGTGGGAGAAGTGGCGGCAGGGCAGCGCGGTCCTGGCGGGCACCCGCGACGGGGCCACCCCCGCCGACGACGCCCGGCTGAGGCCCGGCCTCTGA
- the qcrB gene encoding cytochrome bc1 complex cytochrome b subunit gives MSTANDTTRKAPAGERVADWADGRLGIYSLAKSNMRKIFPDHWSFMLGEVCLYTFIIIILTGVYLTLFFHPSMNEIVYHGSYVPMQGVRMTEAYASTLDISFDVRGGLLIRQIHHWAALIFIAGMFVHMMRVFFTGAFRKPREVNWLFGFLLFVLGMFTGFTGYSLPDDLLSGTGVRFTQGAILSVPIVGTYLSMFIFGGEFPGHDMVARFYSIHILLLPGIMLGLVVAHLILVFYHKHTQFAGPGRTNKNVVGMPLLPVYMAKAGGFFFLVFGVIAVIAGAFTINPVWALGPYRPDQVSTGAQPDWYMGFAEGLIRAMPGWEINLWGHTLVLGVFIPLVLFGVMLAAIAAYPFIESWITGDKREHHILDRPRNAPTRTGLGVAWVTGYMIMLIGGGNDIVATHFHMSINAVTWFVRIAFFVGPVIAFVVTKRICLGLQRRDRDKVLHGRETGIIKRLPHGEFVEVHEPLSQAQLHALTAHEQYAPAELGPTVDENGVERKPTRSAKLRAKLSKGYFGEGNQVPKATAEEYKEISAGHGHH, from the coding sequence ATGAGTACCGCCAACGACACGACGCGCAAGGCGCCCGCCGGTGAGCGGGTCGCCGACTGGGCGGACGGACGGCTGGGGATCTACTCCCTGGCCAAGTCCAACATGCGGAAGATCTTCCCGGACCACTGGTCCTTCATGTTGGGCGAGGTCTGCCTCTACACCTTCATCATCATCATCCTCACGGGCGTGTACCTGACGCTCTTCTTCCACCCGAGCATGAACGAGATCGTGTACCACGGCTCGTACGTGCCGATGCAGGGCGTGAGGATGACCGAGGCGTACGCCTCGACCCTGGACATCAGCTTCGACGTCCGCGGCGGTCTGCTGATCCGGCAGATCCACCACTGGGCGGCGCTGATCTTCATCGCCGGCATGTTCGTGCACATGATGCGCGTCTTCTTCACCGGCGCGTTCCGCAAGCCGCGCGAGGTCAACTGGCTGTTCGGCTTCCTGCTGTTCGTCCTCGGCATGTTCACCGGCTTCACCGGTTACTCGCTCCCGGACGACCTGCTCTCCGGCACCGGTGTCCGCTTCACGCAGGGTGCGATCCTGTCCGTGCCGATCGTGGGCACGTACCTGTCGATGTTCATCTTCGGCGGGGAGTTCCCCGGCCACGACATGGTCGCCCGGTTCTACTCGATCCACATCCTGCTGCTGCCGGGCATCATGCTCGGCCTCGTGGTGGCCCACCTGATCCTGGTCTTCTACCACAAGCACACGCAGTTCGCGGGCCCCGGCCGGACGAACAAGAACGTCGTCGGCATGCCGCTGCTGCCGGTGTACATGGCGAAGGCCGGCGGCTTCTTCTTCCTGGTCTTCGGCGTCATCGCGGTCATCGCCGGCGCGTTCACCATCAACCCCGTGTGGGCCCTCGGCCCCTACCGGCCGGACCAGGTGTCCACCGGTGCGCAGCCCGACTGGTACATGGGCTTCGCCGAGGGTCTGATCCGCGCCATGCCCGGCTGGGAGATCAACCTGTGGGGCCACACGCTCGTCCTGGGCGTGTTCATCCCGCTGGTCCTGTTCGGCGTGATGCTGGCCGCCATCGCGGCGTACCCGTTCATCGAGTCGTGGATCACCGGGGACAAGCGCGAGCACCACATCCTGGACCGGCCGCGCAACGCCCCGACCCGCACGGGCCTCGGCGTCGCGTGGGTCACCGGTTACATGATCATGCTGATCGGTGGTGGCAACGACATCGTCGCCACGCACTTCCACATGTCGATCAACGCGGTCACCTGGTTCGTCCGGATCGCCTTCTTCGTCGGGCCGGTCATCGCCTTCGTCGTCACGAAGCGGATCTGCCTGGGCCTCCAGCGCCGCGACCGCGACAAGGTGCTGCACGGCCGTGAGACGGGCATCATCAAGCGGCTGCCGCACGGTGAGTTCGTCGAGGTCCACGAGCCGCTCAGCCAGGCCCAGCTGCACGCGCTCACCGCGCACGAGCAGTACGCGCCCGCCGAGCTCGGCCCGACGGTCGACGAGAACGGCGTCGAGCGCAAGCCCACCCGTTCGGCGAAGCTCCGCGCGAAGCTGAGCAAGGGCTACTTCGGTGAGGGGAACCAGGTCCCCAAGGCCACGGCCGAGGAGTACAAGGAGATCAGCGCGGGCCACGGCCACCACTGA
- a CDS encoding response regulator transcription factor yields the protein MQSSATVLVYSDDANTRAQVRLAAGRRPAADVPPVEYVECATLPAVLERLEEGGIDVCVLDGEAVPAGGMGVCRQIKDEVFRCPPVLLLIARPQDAWLATWSRADAAVALPVEPVELAEALAALVRSRLAVEA from the coding sequence ATGCAGTCCAGCGCCACCGTACTGGTCTACAGCGACGACGCGAACACCCGCGCGCAGGTGCGGCTGGCGGCCGGGCGGAGGCCCGCGGCCGACGTTCCCCCGGTCGAGTACGTCGAGTGCGCGACGCTCCCGGCCGTCCTGGAGCGGCTGGAGGAGGGCGGCATCGACGTCTGCGTCCTGGACGGCGAGGCCGTCCCGGCCGGCGGGATGGGCGTGTGCCGGCAGATCAAGGACGAGGTGTTCCGCTGTCCGCCGGTGCTGCTGCTGATCGCGCGGCCGCAGGACGCCTGGCTGGCCACCTGGAGCCGCGCGGACGCGGCCGTGGCGCTGCCGGTGGAGCCGGTGGAGCTGGCGGAGGCGCTGGCGGCCCTGGTGCGCAGCCGACTGGCCGTGGAGGCCTGA
- a CDS encoding aminotransferase class V-fold PLP-dependent enzyme: MPAYPNATVSPRTEAAPAAPAAVPAPTTGPASAAPAADGPLPVLGRDVTVPLVTGGHVTYAALDYAASAPALQRVWDDVAAYAPYYGSVHRGAGYLSQLSTDLFESSRATVAAFLGCRPDDQVVFTRSTTDSLNLLAHVLPEGCEVFVFETEHHASLLPWRGARVTYLDAPRTPGQAVRTLERALADREPYGPALVCVTGASNVTGELWPVRELAAAAHAHGARVVLDAAQLAPHHPVDVGDLDVDWVAFSGHKLYAPFGTGVLAGRADWLREAEPYLAGGGASRRVARRADGGVDVDWHTTAARHEAGSPNVIGAYAIASACTALTEAGFDALVARERELITRVREGLADVPEVRVLSLFGDDAPRVGVLSFVVEGWNSSHFAAALSAEYGIGVRDGLFCAHPLVRTLLGGAPQEPGACGAPEAGPGERSLNAIRVSFGAGTPDEHVERFVRAVRELVRDGARWNYRTEDGRCVPDRG; the protein is encoded by the coding sequence ATGCCCGCGTACCCGAACGCCACCGTTTCCCCCCGCACCGAGGCCGCCCCCGCCGCCCCCGCCGCCGTGCCCGCGCCGACCACCGGCCCCGCCTCCGCCGCCCCCGCCGCCGACGGTCCGCTGCCCGTCCTCGGGCGGGACGTGACCGTGCCGCTCGTCACCGGCGGCCACGTCACGTACGCCGCGCTGGACTACGCGGCCAGCGCGCCCGCGCTGCAGCGCGTCTGGGACGACGTCGCCGCCTACGCGCCGTACTACGGCAGCGTCCACCGCGGCGCCGGGTACCTCTCGCAGCTCTCGACCGACCTGTTCGAGAGCAGCCGCGCGACCGTCGCCGCCTTCCTCGGCTGCCGCCCCGACGACCAGGTGGTGTTCACCCGCTCCACGACCGACTCGCTGAACCTCCTCGCGCATGTGCTGCCCGAGGGGTGCGAGGTGTTCGTCTTCGAGACCGAGCACCACGCGTCGCTGCTGCCGTGGCGGGGCGCGCGGGTCACCTACCTGGACGCGCCGCGCACGCCCGGTCAGGCCGTGCGGACGCTGGAGCGGGCCCTCGCCGACCGGGAGCCGTACGGCCCCGCCCTCGTGTGCGTGACCGGCGCCTCCAACGTGACGGGAGAGCTGTGGCCCGTGCGCGAACTGGCCGCCGCCGCGCACGCGCACGGGGCGCGCGTCGTCCTCGACGCCGCCCAGCTGGCGCCGCACCACCCGGTGGACGTCGGCGACCTGGACGTGGACTGGGTGGCCTTCTCGGGGCACAAGCTGTACGCGCCGTTCGGCACCGGGGTGCTGGCCGGCCGGGCGGACTGGCTGCGGGAGGCCGAGCCGTACCTGGCGGGCGGGGGCGCCTCGCGGCGCGTGGCCCGGCGGGCGGACGGCGGCGTGGACGTCGACTGGCACACCACGGCCGCCCGGCACGAGGCCGGCTCGCCCAACGTGATCGGCGCCTACGCGATCGCGTCGGCGTGCACCGCGCTGACCGAGGCCGGGTTCGACGCGCTCGTGGCCCGAGAGCGCGAGCTGATCACGCGCGTGCGGGAGGGGCTGGCCGACGTGCCGGAGGTGCGCGTGCTGTCGCTGTTCGGCGACGACGCGCCGCGCGTCGGCGTCCTCTCCTTCGTCGTGGAGGGGTGGAACAGCTCGCACTTCGCCGCCGCGCTCTCCGCCGAGTACGGCATCGGCGTGCGCGACGGCCTGTTCTGCGCCCACCCGCTCGTGCGCACGCTGCTGGGCGGGGCCCCGCAGGAGCCCGGCGCGTGCGGCGCGCCGGAGGCCGGACCGGGCGAGCGGTCCCTCAACGCGATCCGGGTCAGCTTCGGCGCGGGGACGCCCGACGAGCACGTCGAGCGCTTCGTCCGGGCCGTGCGCGAGCTGGTCCGCGACGGCGCCCGCTGGAACTACCGCACCGAGGACGGGCGCTGCGTGCCGGACCGTGGCTGA
- the trpD gene encoding anthranilate phosphoribosyltransferase yields MSAVQPAGGPTTAGRSWPVVLDTLLAGRDLDADTTAWAMERVLSGEATDAQIAGFAVALRAKGETVEEITGLVRTMYAHARTIDVPGPSVDIVGTGGDGAKTVNISTMSAVVVAGTGAKVVKHGNRAASSASGASDVLEKLGVNLELTPERVAEVADEAGITFCFAVKFHPALRHVAAARKELGIRTTFNFLGPLTNPARVRAQATGVADARMAPILAGVLAERGSSALVFRGDDGLDELTTTATSRVWTVRDGAVREEAFDPRDVGLDLVPVEALRGADASYNADVARRLLAGERGPVRDAVLLNSAAALVALTPTDAPLAEQIRAGMEKAAESIDSGAARATLDRWVRASNR; encoded by the coding sequence ATGAGCGCTGTGCAACCCGCTGGAGGACCGACCACGGCGGGCCGCTCCTGGCCCGTGGTCCTCGACACCCTCCTCGCCGGCCGGGACCTCGACGCGGACACCACCGCCTGGGCGATGGAGCGCGTCCTCAGCGGTGAGGCCACCGACGCGCAGATCGCCGGCTTCGCGGTCGCCCTGCGCGCGAAGGGGGAGACGGTCGAGGAGATCACCGGCCTCGTCCGCACCATGTACGCGCACGCCCGCACCATCGACGTGCCCGGCCCGTCCGTCGACATCGTCGGCACCGGCGGCGACGGCGCGAAGACCGTCAACATCTCCACCATGTCGGCGGTCGTCGTGGCCGGTACGGGCGCGAAGGTCGTCAAGCACGGCAACCGCGCCGCCTCCTCCGCCTCCGGCGCCTCGGACGTCCTGGAGAAGCTCGGCGTCAACCTCGAACTGACCCCGGAGCGGGTCGCCGAGGTCGCCGACGAGGCGGGCATCACCTTCTGCTTCGCCGTCAAGTTCCACCCCGCCCTGCGCCACGTCGCCGCGGCCCGCAAGGAGCTGGGCATCCGCACGACGTTCAACTTCCTCGGGCCGCTGACCAACCCGGCCCGGGTACGGGCCCAGGCGACCGGCGTCGCGGACGCCCGCATGGCTCCCATCCTCGCCGGCGTGCTCGCCGAGCGCGGCTCGTCGGCGCTCGTCTTCCGCGGCGACGACGGCCTCGACGAGCTGACCACCACCGCGACGTCCCGCGTGTGGACCGTCCGCGACGGGGCCGTGCGCGAGGAGGCGTTCGACCCGCGCGACGTGGGCCTCGACCTGGTGCCCGTGGAGGCCCTGCGCGGCGCGGACGCCTCGTACAACGCCGACGTCGCCCGCCGGCTGCTCGCCGGCGAGCGGGGCCCGGTGCGGGACGCCGTGCTGCTCAACTCGGCTGCGGCCCTCGTGGCCCTGACCCCGACCGACGCGCCGCTGGCCGAGCAGATCCGGGCGGGCATGGAGAAGGCCGCGGAGTCCATCGACTCGGGCGCCGCCCGCGCGACCCTGGACCGCTGGGTCCGCGCCAGCAACCGCTAG
- the ctaE gene encoding aa3-type cytochrome oxidase subunit III, which yields MSVVATATTVDTGHAHPSVNRPNLTSVGTIIWLSSELMFFAALFAMYFTLRSVTGAEYWSEQAGHLNFPFSATNTTILVLSSLTCQLGVFAAERGDVKKLRAWFIVTFVMGAIFIGGQVLEYTELVKEAGMSLSSGPYGSVFYLTTGFHGLHVTGGLIAFLLVLGRTYAARRFTHEQATAAIVVSYYWHFVDVVWIGLFATIYMIK from the coding sequence ATGTCGGTCGTGGCGACAGCAACGACAGTAGATACCGGGCACGCGCACCCGTCGGTCAATCGACCGAACCTCACCAGCGTCGGAACCATCATCTGGCTGAGTTCCGAGCTGATGTTCTTCGCGGCCCTCTTCGCGATGTACTTCACCCTGCGATCGGTAACGGGTGCCGAATACTGGTCCGAGCAGGCGGGCCACCTGAACTTCCCGTTCTCGGCGACCAACACCACGATCCTGGTGCTCTCCTCCCTCACCTGCCAGCTCGGCGTCTTCGCCGCCGAGCGCGGCGACGTGAAGAAGTTGCGCGCCTGGTTCATCGTGACGTTCGTCATGGGCGCGATCTTCATCGGCGGTCAGGTCCTCGAGTACACCGAGCTGGTCAAGGAGGCGGGCATGTCCCTGTCCTCCGGGCCCTACGGCTCGGTGTTCTACCTGACCACCGGCTTCCACGGCCTGCACGTGACGGGCGGCCTCATCGCGTTCCTCCTGGTCCTCGGCCGGACGTACGCCGCGAGGCGCTTCACCCACGAGCAGGCAACCGCCGCCATCGTCGTGTCCTACTACTGGCACTTCGTCGATGTCGTCTGGATCGGCCTCTTCGCCACGATCTACATGATCAAGTAA